TGTATCCGATACAACTTTAACATCAAATGAACTATCTGCCGCAACTTTAAAGGTTTCATATGGGTTGTATGTTTTCCATTCAGATGCTCCTTTTAATTGCACTTCCATGCTTCCTGAGATTACGGTCATGAATTCTACCGTAGTTGTTCCAAACGTATAAGTTCCTGGAGCCATAACACCCACAGTAGCTTTTCCTTCTTCATTCTCAAAGGCAATAGAAATTACTTTATCCTCAAAATACGTATTCGTTTTAAACATAGTTTATATTTTATTTTCTTTTTAACTGCTCATAAATTACCTAAAACTTCTATTCCTATAGCTACAGTTAGATGGTTATTTTAACGCAAAAATAAATGCTCATTTTCGCTTATATCCTGCTTACAAAGACAGCTCGTTCTGTACTATTTAACTTATTCCTTTGGCTTTTTTCCTTGTTGCTGAATTTCTTTTAGGCGCTGTTTTCTAACTTCTTTCTCATCACGCTGTTTATTGATTTTGCGGTTCATCAGCTTGGTATGTTTTGCCTTATTTTTGGTATTCTTTTCTTTTCCTTTTTTTGACATAGCTATCTAATTATACGCTCGGACTTCTCCCATACTCAATGATATAGGACCTATTTTATGCGAAGCGGGTAAAGAAACACCATTTTCCATGGTTTTCCAACCTTCCCAAGTAGCTTCTAGACCACCAATAGGAATTATGCTTACCCACATTTTATAATTTACAGGAAATCCCTCTTCATTTAACTTCCATACATACGAATCTCCTGGAGTACTACCACCAGAATTATAAGAAATCATTAATCCCTGTGAACCGTCTTCTAAGGTGACCAAACTGCGTGTAGTTCCTTCATCAAAAACTTTAAAAGGAGCTACTAACCAAAACGAATCATTATTAAAATACTCCCAAGCAATATGGAAGGTATCTCTAGCCTCTTTAGCGGTAACTTCAGCATTGTTTTTAGTTACTTCACTCAAATAGGTATCATTTAAGTTAAGATTTACACTATAATTATCCCATTTTACAACTACAAGACCTTTCTGTTTATCCCATTTATACCTATGACCACCACCTGCAAAAGACCACTCTAAGTAGCGTGTATCTTCATATGCTTTTTGATTTATCGCATTAAGCATCTTATAAGCTAAAGCATCAGCCTCTTGAGGATTTTCACCTACCGGAACCTTTTCATTATACACAAAATATACTATAGCAAATACTGCTATCATTAACCCTAATAGTACTAGGATCGCCTTTAAAATTCCTTTCAATAATCTCTTCATATATAAATTTAAAACCCTACAGCGGTATCATCACCTCTTTTATCCGCTCCACCTTCCAAGCTACCATCTGCAAGTACTCTAATTGCATCTACCTTTCCTATAATGGGGGTGCGTTCTTCATTAATCAAATAGCCCTTTGCTTTAAGCGATGTTTTTAACTCTGTAGAAAATCCTTCTGGTTCAAAGGTTAAAATATCTGGCAGCCACTGGTGATGAAACCTTGGAGCGTTTAC
This genomic stretch from Cellulophaga algicola DSM 14237 harbors:
- the ppnP gene encoding pyrimidine/purine nucleoside phosphorylase — translated: MFKTNTYFEDKVISIAFENEEGKATVGVMAPGTYTFGTTTVEFMTVISGSMEVQLKGASEWKTYNPYETFKVAADSSFDVKVVSDTSYKCVYK